One genomic region from Rhizobium rosettiformans encodes:
- a CDS encoding RHE_PE00001 family protein → MSEAGVALARLDERIARSPVGHGLLERSHFLDAHASLWVDGELVHLEDLVLHDALRDIRAPTHELTIARDILRTRRRIAAHPAAWALSGPGLASLRGRALPAASWGEDGEGMPEGNVEPTGAPAGVGEVEDEVEDGLGDAFAAIDAVIARSEAAIEEAKKPGRVKDAPEKDPFVYDLDWDEDERLEEWQAVLARAQDLPPVLQAIVALDAWNEISVLQHAPWLGRLLASSVLREGGVTTGGHLAAINLGLKAIPVDRRRHRDRQTRLLAISRALTIAAETGLKEHDRLVLAWQMMMRKLEGRRTSSRLPELVELVMARPLISAGMVAKTLEVTPQGARRIVQELDLREMTGRGRFRAWGIL, encoded by the coding sequence ATGTCCGAGGCTGGGGTCGCTCTTGCTCGTCTCGATGAGCGCATTGCCCGCTCTCCCGTCGGCCACGGCCTTCTCGAGCGCTCGCATTTCCTCGACGCGCATGCCTCGCTCTGGGTCGACGGTGAACTCGTTCATCTCGAAGACCTCGTTCTGCATGATGCGCTCCGGGACATCCGTGCCCCCACCCACGAACTCACCATCGCCCGTGACATCCTGAGAACCCGCCGACGCATCGCCGCCCATCCCGCCGCCTGGGCGCTCTCAGGTCCCGGCCTCGCCTCCCTCCGCGGGCGGGCGTTGCCCGCGGCATCATGGGGTGAGGACGGGGAGGGGATGCCGGAGGGGAATGTCGAGCCGACCGGTGCTCCGGCCGGGGTGGGGGAGGTGGAGGACGAAGTTGAAGACGGTCTGGGTGACGCGTTTGCCGCGATCGATGCGGTAATTGCCCGCTCGGAAGCGGCTATTGAAGAGGCGAAGAAGCCGGGCCGTGTCAAAGACGCTCCGGAAAAAGATCCGTTCGTTTATGACCTTGACTGGGATGAGGATGAGCGGCTGGAGGAGTGGCAGGCCGTGCTGGCTCGCGCCCAGGATCTGCCACCGGTCCTTCAGGCGATCGTCGCCCTCGATGCGTGGAATGAGATCTCCGTCCTCCAGCATGCGCCTTGGCTCGGGCGTTTGCTCGCCTCCTCGGTCCTTCGCGAGGGTGGCGTCACCACTGGCGGTCATCTCGCGGCGATCAATCTTGGGCTCAAAGCGATCCCTGTCGATCGGCGCCGGCATCGTGACCGGCAGACGCGGTTGCTGGCGATAAGTCGAGCGCTGACGATTGCCGCTGAGACGGGGCTGAAAGAGCATGACCGGCTGGTGCTGGCGTGGCAGATGATGATGCGCAAGCTTGAGGGACGGCGGACATCGTCCAGGCTGCCGGAGCTGGTCGAGTTGGTCATGGCGCGGCCGTTGATCTCGGCCGGGATGGTGGCGAAGACGCTCGAGGTCACGCCTCAAGGAGCGAGGCGCATCGTGCAGGAGCTCGATCTTCGCGAGATGACGGGCAGGGGGAGGTTTCGGGCGTGGGGGATCTTGTGA
- a CDS encoding tyrosine-type recombinase/integrase, protein MSKMSPLRRRMIEDMTIRNLSPATQRSYLHAVTKFSRYFGRSPDRLGLEDVRAFQVHLVSTGLSWPALNQTVCALRFFFGVTLGHDDIPERIAYPRTPSKLPTILNGDEIVRFLEAIPSLKTRAALTTAYAAGLRASETVSLKVGNIDSERGVISVEHGKGGKDRTVMLSAQLLGILRAYWKLARPQFWLFPGRDETMPISVQVLHSACRSARTAAGIDKRVTVHTLRHSFATHLLESGTDIRIIQVLLGHNNLSTTARYTKVSNRLIRSTTSPLDRLTLEVVPPG, encoded by the coding sequence ATGAGTAAGATGAGCCCTCTACGCCGGCGGATGATCGAGGACATGACAATCCGCAACCTGTCGCCGGCGACGCAGCGATCCTATTTGCATGCGGTGACGAAGTTCTCGCGCTATTTCGGGCGATCGCCAGACCGACTTGGACTGGAAGACGTGCGCGCCTTTCAGGTGCATCTGGTGTCGACGGGCCTGTCATGGCCGGCCTTGAACCAGACGGTCTGTGCGCTGCGGTTCTTCTTTGGCGTCACCCTTGGGCATGATGATATACCGGAGCGCATCGCCTATCCCCGTACGCCATCCAAGCTGCCGACGATATTGAATGGCGACGAGATCGTGCGCTTTCTCGAAGCGATACCAAGCCTGAAGACAAGAGCAGCACTGACGACGGCTTATGCGGCAGGGCTGCGCGCCTCAGAGACTGTCAGTCTTAAAGTCGGCAACATCGACAGTGAACGAGGTGTCATCAGCGTCGAGCATGGCAAGGGCGGCAAGGACCGAACCGTGATGCTCTCGGCACAGTTACTGGGCATCCTTCGCGCTTATTGGAAACTAGCACGACCGCAGTTCTGGCTGTTTCCGGGCAGGGACGAGACTATGCCGATCAGTGTCCAAGTCTTGCACTCGGCCTGCCGTTCGGCGCGGACTGCCGCTGGCATCGACAAACGGGTGACGGTGCATACACTTCGTCACAGCTTTGCCACCCATCTTCTGGAAAGCGGAACCGATATTCGGATCATCCAGGTTCTCCTCGGCCACAACAATCTGTCCACCACGGCCCGCTACACGAAGGTTTCCAATCGGCTGATCCGCAGCACGACCAGCCCCCTCGACCGCCTGACGCTGGAGGTGGTGCCGCCGGGCTGA
- a CDS encoding IS91 family transposase → MVAGLEVADIFRRHGERYRLTHDAHLGRVERRVMSAIEMCRTARLGGHVQQCQDCDTLRIAYNSCRNRHCPKCQGQASRDWLAARQADLLPIGYFHVVFTVPQAIAAIAFQNKEAVYAILFRAVAETLRRLAADPRHLGAEIGFIAVLHSWGQNLQYHPHVHCIVPGGGLSVERSRWVAFRPNFFMPVRVLSRLFRRLFLEHLKQAFELGQLQFFGDIAGLADPAAFNRTLKAARRIEWVVYAKPPFAGPGQVLAYLGRYTHRIAISNSRLVSMDGDRVTFRWKDYRTGGVQKLMTLDAHEFIRRFLLHTVPDGFHRIRHYGLLANGHRQVKLDLCRRLLNVPPPEQQVEEPEAGPTPVAHRCPCCGGAMTIIGAWTPLQPVCRPAWDDSS, encoded by the coding sequence ATGGTGGCGGGACTGGAGGTGGCGGACATCTTTCGCCGCCACGGGGAACGATATCGTCTAACACACGACGCTCATCTCGGGCGTGTCGAACGTCGGGTCATGAGCGCCATCGAGATGTGCCGGACCGCGCGCCTCGGCGGCCATGTCCAGCAGTGCCAGGATTGTGACACGCTCCGCATCGCCTACAATTCGTGCCGCAACCGGCATTGCCCAAAATGCCAGGGACAGGCAAGCCGCGACTGGCTTGCAGCGCGGCAGGCAGACCTGCTACCGATCGGCTACTTCCACGTCGTGTTCACCGTGCCGCAAGCGATTGCGGCAATCGCCTTCCAGAACAAGGAGGCGGTCTATGCCATCCTGTTTCGCGCCGTCGCCGAGACGCTGCGCAGGCTTGCGGCCGATCCTAGACATCTCGGTGCCGAGATTGGCTTCATCGCGGTGCTGCACTCCTGGGGCCAGAACCTGCAGTATCACCCGCATGTCCATTGCATCGTGCCGGGCGGCGGATTGTCTGTCGAGCGATCCAGATGGGTTGCTTTCAGGCCAAACTTCTTCATGCCCGTGCGCGTTTTGTCCCGCCTGTTCCGGCGGCTGTTTCTCGAACACTTGAAGCAGGCCTTCGAGCTCGGCCAGCTTCAGTTCTTCGGCGACATTGCCGGCCTGGCTGATCCGGCTGCCTTCAATCGAACCCTTAAAGCGGCCCGCCGTATCGAATGGGTCGTCTATGCAAAACCACCATTTGCAGGACCCGGACAGGTGCTGGCCTATCTAGGTCGCTACACCCATCGCATCGCCATCTCCAATTCCCGCCTCGTCAGCATGGACGGTGACCGCGTCACCTTTCGATGGAAGGATTACCGAACCGGCGGCGTCCAGAAGCTGATGACACTCGATGCGCACGAGTTCATCCGTCGTTTCCTGCTGCACACCGTGCCGGACGGCTTCCATCGCATTCGACATTACGGTCTGCTTGCCAATGGTCATCGGCAAGTGAAGCTGGACCTGTGCCGAAGGCTGCTCAACGTCCCGCCGCCAGAACAGCAGGTCGAAGAACCGGAGGCAGGGCCAACACCTGTGGCACACCGATGCCCCTGTTGCGGTGGAGCCATGACAATCATAGGCGCGTGGACCCCACTCCAGCCTGTCTGCCGACCAGCATGGGACGACAGTTCATGA